The Hemiscyllium ocellatum isolate sHemOce1 chromosome 17, sHemOce1.pat.X.cur, whole genome shotgun sequence genome has a segment encoding these proteins:
- the tmem170a gene encoding transmembrane protein 170A yields MPFGGGLTVHQILSLGLVPRVGNTTCSGNVTASLCHFSEMWYAVFLWALLSTVFIYVPAGLLAFVMLRRHKYGRFMSLGILAGILGPITATVLTSAAIAGVYRAATKQMVPLEALVLGVGQVFFIVAIAFLRILATL; encoded by the exons ATGCCATTCGGCGGCGGCTTGACGGTGCATCAGATTCTGAGCCTGGGCCTAGTCCCCCGGGTCGGCAACACGACCTGCTCTGGAAACGTCACCGCATCTTTATGCCATTTCTCCG AGATGTGGTACGCAGTGTTCCTCTGGGCGTTGCTGTCCACAGTTTTTATCTACGTTCCTGCTGGATTACTGGCATTTGTAATGCTGAGGCGCCACAAATATGGACGATTCATGTCTCTAGGTATCCTGGCTGGAATCTTGGGTCCAATCACTGCAACAGTGTTGACCA GTGCAGCTATTGCTGGTGTCTACAGAGCTGCAACAAAGCAAATGGTGCCCCTTGAAGCTCTGGTTCTGGGAGTCGGACAGGTGTTTTTCATTGTTGCAATAGCCTTTCTGCGGATTTTAGCAACTTTATAG